The following coding sequences are from one Lysinibacillus sp. FSL W8-0992 window:
- a CDS encoding ABC transporter ATP-binding protein: protein MSAIMEVQNISKQYKAKKVLDNISFSIYSEEIVALVGKNGSGKSTLLKIIGGIVDCDFGEVNKHVPSLKIGYVPEVTPSQLFFTPEEYLFHMGKISAIPKKTLQQKIDDLLKMFKMQEARSTRMINFSKGMKQKIMIMQAMLEETHLLILDEPLSGLDPRAQNDLENILLSLKENGYSIVLTCHETKLLENLVDRVLLIQDAQVMQIEALTEATIPSNQLVFEFPSQSSLEDFLPLIQIKQMRTLTNGYQEVMVTVSQANTDKILLALLQRNAAIRQLIPINHKKNQFYNHF, encoded by the coding sequence ATGAGTGCAATAATGGAAGTACAAAACATTTCTAAACAATATAAAGCCAAGAAAGTTTTAGACAATATTTCTTTCTCCATTTATTCCGAGGAAATTGTAGCGCTTGTAGGGAAAAATGGCTCAGGTAAGAGCACGCTACTAAAAATTATTGGGGGCATAGTGGATTGTGATTTTGGAGAAGTGAACAAACATGTACCATCTTTAAAAATTGGGTACGTACCAGAAGTTACTCCTTCTCAGCTATTCTTTACGCCAGAAGAGTATCTTTTTCATATGGGCAAAATTAGCGCCATACCTAAAAAAACATTACAACAAAAAATAGACGACTTACTCAAAATGTTTAAAATGCAAGAAGCTCGTTCGACAAGAATGATTAATTTTTCAAAAGGGATGAAGCAAAAAATTATGATCATGCAGGCGATGCTTGAAGAAACACATCTTCTCATCTTGGATGAGCCCCTATCTGGACTTGATCCTCGCGCCCAAAATGATTTAGAAAACATCCTTTTATCCTTAAAAGAAAACGGCTACAGTATCGTTTTAACTTGTCATGAAACAAAATTACTAGAAAATCTTGTGGATCGTGTCTTATTAATTCAAGATGCCCAAGTGATGCAAATAGAGGCATTAACGGAAGCCACTATTCCAAGCAATCAATTAGTTTTTGAGTTTCCCAGTCAAAGTTCGCTGGAGGATTTCCTACCTCTTATTCAAATCAAACAAATGCGCACATTAACTAATGGCTATCAAGAGGTAATGGTAACGGTTAGTCAGGCGAATACAGATAAGATTTTATTGGCATTACTCCAGCGTAATGCTGCCATTAGACAGCTTATCCCTATAAATCATAAGAAGAACCAATTTTATAACCATTTTTAG
- a CDS encoding ABC transporter permease: MMSLLHYQLINYLRTYKYIPPFFIFILCTVVNYAFVPNPILDSYSFTSTLLFLLMGWFTVTIFHAEDEGQKVITILHSKGEKAYFGALYLICMAIGFCLSWVSVMYPILIDAFGEKPRTLHIVLGFLAHFSLSILAIGLSALFTRELVKNKQNSWWGVLSILIISIAIVSLKHEVKGFIWLFPPVHLSLEMMSSDDSLQAIPAIFYWQFIWIFIYSLLLIRLFFFMLNRKKKI, encoded by the coding sequence ATGATGAGTTTATTGCACTATCAATTGATAAATTATCTAAGGACTTATAAATATATCCCCCCTTTTTTTATTTTCATTTTATGTACGGTAGTCAATTATGCATTTGTGCCAAACCCAATTTTAGATAGTTACTCATTTACTTCAACTCTGCTCTTCTTGTTAATGGGATGGTTTACAGTAACAATATTTCATGCGGAGGATGAAGGGCAAAAAGTCATAACTATACTACATTCTAAAGGGGAAAAAGCGTATTTTGGAGCGCTTTATTTGATTTGTATGGCGATTGGTTTTTGTCTCAGCTGGGTGTCAGTAATGTACCCTATTTTGATAGATGCATTTGGTGAGAAGCCAAGAACTTTACATATAGTATTGGGCTTCTTAGCTCACTTTAGCCTATCAATTCTTGCTATTGGACTCTCTGCTCTTTTTACAAGGGAACTGGTGAAAAACAAACAAAATTCTTGGTGGGGTGTTCTTAGTATTCTAATCATTTCAATAGCAATTGTCTCCTTGAAACATGAAGTAAAGGGTTTTATATGGCTATTCCCCCCTGTACATCTTTCTTTAGAAATGATGAGTTCAGATGATAGCCTTCAAGCAATTCCAGCCATCTTTTATTGGCAATTTATTTGGATTTTTATTTATAGCTTGCTACTAATACGTCTATTCTTCTTTATGTTGAATCGTAAAAAGAAAATATAA
- a CDS encoding Rpn family recombination-promoting nuclease/putative transposase has product MSVKTLRKIPLERFVDLKVDYAFKQFFGTEQNKNITVAFLNAILDRTGRNAINEISFMRQEFGSEHVDDKQSRLDILVKTQEDLFINVEIQLTNQYDMMKRTLYYWSRIYTSQLRKGMGYHKLRPTITINICNFSLFEQTEDYHSIFQLYDNQGKFKMDDVLEIHFIDMNKFIKQWYAKQLNSWENVLAKWLMLLGMVDVRKEKVYEEIYLELEALAMKDEELFNAFNVWQDLSQSPEDYYAYQSRLKYILDEAAKLEDTKHIAEQEGLLKGLERGIEQGLKQGIEQGIEQGIEQGIKHGEKKMQTEIALKLLKRNTDIETIAELTELTVTEIEQLKGLHD; this is encoded by the coding sequence ATGAGTGTAAAGACTTTACGTAAAATCCCACTTGAGAGATTTGTAGATTTAAAGGTAGATTATGCATTTAAACAATTTTTTGGCACTGAGCAGAATAAAAACATTACTGTGGCTTTCCTAAATGCTATTTTAGATCGCACTGGTCGTAACGCTATTAATGAGATTTCTTTTATGAGGCAAGAATTTGGTAGCGAGCATGTAGATGATAAGCAATCACGTTTGGATATTTTAGTTAAAACACAAGAAGATCTATTTATTAATGTAGAAATTCAACTAACAAATCAATACGATATGATGAAAAGAACACTGTATTATTGGTCAAGAATTTATACTTCACAGCTTCGTAAGGGGATGGGGTATCACAAACTACGACCAACAATTACTATCAATATTTGTAATTTTAGTTTATTTGAACAAACAGAAGATTATCATTCTATTTTCCAACTTTACGACAATCAGGGGAAGTTTAAAATGGATGATGTGCTGGAAATACATTTTATCGACATGAATAAATTTATAAAGCAATGGTATGCAAAGCAATTAAATTCGTGGGAAAATGTACTTGCGAAATGGTTAATGCTACTAGGAATGGTCGATGTACGCAAAGAGAAAGTCTATGAAGAAATCTATTTGGAATTGGAGGCGCTCGCCATGAAAGATGAGGAGTTATTCAATGCTTTTAATGTTTGGCAAGATTTAAGTCAGTCACCTGAAGATTATTATGCTTACCAATCTCGTTTGAAATACATCCTTGATGAAGCGGCGAAGCTAGAAGATACAAAACATATAGCGGAGCAAGAAGGGCTATTAAAAGGGTTAGAACGGGGAATAGAACAAGGATTAAAACAAGGTATAGAACAAGGAATAGAACAAGGAATAGAACAAGGTATCAAACACGGAGAAAAAAAGATGCAGACGGAAATTGCATTGAAATTATTAAAAAGAAACACCGATATTGAAACAATCGCAGAATTAACAGAGCTAACTGTTACTGAAATTGAGCAGTTAAAAGGATTACACGATTAA
- a CDS encoding DUF523 domain-containing protein: MMLISSCLAGLKVRYNGTDSLNESIQQLVRENKAITVCPELMGGFTTPREPAEIIGGDGEDVLNGKAVVLEKSGRDVTELYVKGAYATLQKVLEIGATTVILKEYSPSCGSSVIYNGHFNDSKIVGVGVTTALLRRNNIHVMSEETFLDFLLENQS; the protein is encoded by the coding sequence ATGATGTTAATAAGTAGCTGTTTAGCAGGGTTAAAGGTACGTTATAACGGTACAGATAGTTTGAATGAAAGCATCCAACAGCTTGTTAGGGAAAACAAAGCCATCACGGTTTGTCCTGAATTGATGGGTGGTTTTACTACACCTCGAGAACCAGCAGAAATTATCGGAGGAGACGGTGAGGATGTCCTAAATGGAAAAGCTGTTGTGTTAGAAAAATCTGGCCGGGATGTAACAGAGCTTTATGTAAAAGGAGCATATGCGACATTGCAGAAAGTACTTGAAATAGGCGCTACCACGGTCATATTAAAAGAATACAGCCCTTCTTGTGGTAGTTCAGTGATTTATAATGGTCATTTTAATGATTCTAAAATAGTGGGGGTAGGTGTGACAACTGCACTACTAAGAAGAAATAACATTCATGTAATGTCAGAAGAAACATTTTTAGATTTTTTGCTTGAAAATCAATCATGA
- a CDS encoding HAD family hydrolase — protein sequence MAIIEAVLFDLDGTLLDRDKSLIAFVSHQYERLAPKLSSIPKEDYISRFIELDNNGYVWKDKVYKQLINEFNLTDCTEKELLDDYVSNFKHYCIPFQHLHRMLNELQQQNIKLGMITNGYGQFQLDNIQALGIEQKFEVILISEWEGMKKPNPEIFARALTKLKVNVASSMFVGDHAMNDIEAAKNVGMIAVWKRNNASQTEKADYNIDELSEIPLLVQQMVLREV from the coding sequence ATGGCCATTATTGAAGCTGTACTATTTGATTTAGATGGTACATTGTTAGACAGAGACAAGTCACTGATTGCTTTTGTTTCACATCAATATGAACGTCTAGCTCCTAAACTCTCAAGTATTCCAAAAGAGGACTATATCAGTCGATTTATCGAACTGGACAATAATGGATACGTTTGGAAGGATAAAGTTTATAAACAATTGATAAATGAATTTAATTTAACAGATTGTACAGAAAAAGAGTTACTTGATGATTATGTTTCCAACTTCAAACATTATTGTATTCCTTTTCAGCATCTGCATCGTATGCTTAATGAATTACAACAACAAAATATCAAGCTTGGCATGATTACGAATGGTTACGGGCAATTCCAACTAGATAATATACAAGCTCTTGGCATCGAGCAAAAATTTGAGGTCATTTTGATTTCTGAATGGGAGGGCATGAAGAAGCCAAACCCTGAAATATTTGCTCGTGCTTTAACTAAATTAAAGGTGAATGTCGCATCAAGTATGTTTGTTGGCGATCATGCAATGAACGATATAGAGGCCGCCAAAAATGTGGGAATGATAGCGGTTTGGAAAAGAAATAATGCAAGTCAAACAGAAAAAGCAGATTATAATATCGACGAATTAAGTGAAATTCCATTATTAGTTCAACAAATGGTTTTAAGAGAAGTGTAA
- a CDS encoding YbfB/YjiJ family MFS transporter, translating to MNRQHIGVLFGGVLLLVVAMGISRFAFTPILPFMREDVGFSFNVAGFLASSNYIGYFIGALWAGFIYRQKKNFLLLSVVLNVISVVLMGLIEIYSVWLVLRLIAGITGGLIFVLTSSIIMDYLAKQSLTKWSGYLFSGIGLGIAISGLFVPFIEVRFAWQGTWIGLGILSAILLIITLILWRNLQVHDSVKVTRSSDTKMSRGFMPWLIAAYGLEGLGYIITGTFLVDIIHNIPSLQAYSSYSWVIVGVAAIPSAPVWTVLLEKFSATKILFVAYILQVLGILLPVFSQTVWSVLLSSFLFGLTFVGIVTLTTAYARQLFPTQSGPVVSVLTTFYAFGQIIGPIIAGQLVVIYNSYKAALIFAGVIVFLALIVMLCGKWIVMKQQEKIANLNVQSTP from the coding sequence ATGAATCGTCAACATATAGGGGTATTATTTGGAGGAGTATTGTTGCTCGTAGTAGCAATGGGCATTAGCCGTTTTGCTTTTACACCTATTTTGCCATTTATGCGGGAGGATGTCGGTTTTTCATTTAATGTTGCCGGCTTTTTAGCATCCAGTAATTATATTGGTTATTTTATTGGTGCATTGTGGGCTGGATTTATCTATCGACAAAAGAAAAATTTTTTACTGTTGAGTGTTGTGTTAAACGTCATTTCTGTTGTCCTTATGGGGCTAATTGAAATTTATAGTGTTTGGCTTGTCCTGCGCTTAATTGCAGGGATTACAGGAGGGCTTATATTTGTTTTAACATCTAGTATTATTATGGATTATTTAGCTAAACAGTCACTGACAAAGTGGTCAGGTTATTTATTTAGCGGTATAGGGCTTGGCATTGCCATATCTGGATTGTTCGTACCTTTCATTGAAGTACGTTTTGCGTGGCAAGGTACTTGGATTGGCTTAGGAATTTTATCAGCAATTTTATTAATTATTACATTGATCTTATGGAGAAATTTACAAGTTCACGATAGCGTGAAAGTTACTAGATCGTCTGATACAAAAATGTCGCGAGGTTTTATGCCTTGGCTTATTGCTGCATATGGGCTTGAGGGGCTTGGCTATATTATTACAGGGACATTTTTAGTAGATATTATTCATAATATTCCATCGCTCCAAGCGTATTCTTCTTATAGCTGGGTCATTGTTGGTGTAGCGGCAATTCCATCTGCCCCAGTTTGGACAGTTTTATTAGAAAAGTTTTCCGCAACTAAAATTTTGTTTGTGGCATACATATTACAAGTGCTAGGGATTTTGTTGCCGGTATTTTCACAAACAGTGTGGAGTGTTTTATTGTCTTCATTTTTATTTGGCTTAACATTCGTTGGCATTGTAACATTAACAACCGCATATGCTAGACAGCTTTTTCCAACCCAGAGTGGTCCAGTCGTGTCAGTATTAACAACATTTTATGCATTCGGACAAATAATCGGGCCAATAATTGCTGGACAGCTTGTAGTAATATACAACAGCTATAAAGCAGCGCTCATATTTGCTGGAGTTATTGTATTCTTAGCATTGATAGTGATGTTATGCGGTAAATGGATCGTCATGAAACAACAAGAAAAAATAGCAAATTTAAACGTACAATCTACACCTTAA
- the guaD gene encoding guanine deaminase, whose protein sequence is MSEYTQIFKGTAFSSKSSKEVQILKDYLFCINADGMIEKTIAPEHPEYQTLLNTYEGKDNFHQLTDGQYFFPGFVDLHVHAPQWAQAGTALDIPLNDWLNTYTFPIESKFSDLAFAKEVYEDLVSTLLANGTTTSLYFATVHKEASLLLAEICATKGQRGLVGKVVMDDPEQNPEFYRDANTDTALADTEEFILAVKELAKTTKQGVYPVVTPRFIPSCTDNALKGLGELAAKYDTHIQSHCSESDWEHGYVQDRFNKNDAYALHDFGLLGDKSVMAHCNFLNDEDAELFAETGTAIGHCPISNAYFANSVIPIARFHSKGVDIGLGSDISGGFSPSLFDNAKQAVMSSRMLEDGVDTALPADKRGVPDSRITINEAFYLATAGGGESLSLPVGRLQENFTWDVQVIDTKIASAKLPIYDKNEELIDIFQKIMYLVRPENIREVWVQGTKVHERSN, encoded by the coding sequence ATGAGTGAATATACGCAAATTTTTAAAGGGACTGCTTTTTCTAGTAAGTCTTCAAAAGAAGTACAAATATTAAAAGATTATCTTTTTTGCATTAACGCAGACGGCATGATAGAAAAAACTATTGCACCGGAACATCCTGAATATCAAACCTTACTAAATACATACGAAGGGAAAGACAATTTTCATCAATTAACTGACGGACAGTATTTCTTCCCAGGCTTTGTTGACTTGCATGTACATGCACCCCAATGGGCTCAAGCTGGAACGGCTTTAGACATTCCTCTAAATGACTGGCTAAACACATATACCTTTCCAATCGAATCTAAGTTCTCTGATTTAGCATTTGCCAAAGAGGTCTATGAAGATTTAGTTAGTACCCTACTTGCCAATGGCACAACTACATCGTTATACTTTGCAACTGTCCATAAAGAGGCGAGCTTATTGTTAGCTGAAATATGTGCTACAAAAGGACAACGTGGTCTAGTTGGGAAAGTTGTCATGGATGACCCTGAACAAAACCCAGAATTTTATCGTGATGCAAACACAGATACAGCATTAGCAGACACAGAAGAATTTATTTTAGCTGTTAAAGAATTAGCAAAAACTACAAAACAAGGTGTATATCCCGTTGTAACGCCTCGCTTTATTCCAAGTTGTACAGATAATGCATTAAAAGGTTTAGGTGAATTGGCTGCTAAATATGATACACATATTCAATCTCACTGTAGTGAGAGCGATTGGGAGCATGGTTATGTACAGGACCGCTTCAACAAAAATGACGCCTATGCGTTACATGACTTCGGTTTATTAGGTGATAAGTCTGTTATGGCACATTGCAATTTTTTAAACGATGAAGATGCAGAATTATTTGCTGAAACAGGTACAGCGATCGGTCATTGTCCAATCTCAAATGCTTATTTTGCAAACAGTGTCATTCCAATTGCACGTTTCCATTCAAAAGGGGTGGATATTGGTTTAGGATCAGATATTTCGGGTGGCTTCTCTCCGAGTCTTTTCGATAATGCAAAACAAGCTGTTATGTCATCTAGAATGTTGGAAGATGGTGTTGATACAGCGCTACCTGCAGACAAACGTGGCGTGCCAGATTCACGCATAACAATCAATGAAGCATTTTATTTAGCAACAGCTGGCGGTGGTGAAAGTTTAAGCCTACCAGTTGGTCGCTTACAAGAAAACTTTACGTGGGATGTTCAAGTAATCGATACAAAAATAGCATCTGCCAAACTTCCAATCTACGATAAAAATGAAGAATTGATCGATATCTTCCAAAAAATCATGTATCTTGTTCGTCCTGAAAATATTCGTGAAGTGTGGGTGCAAGGAACGAAAGTTCATGAAAGAAGCAATTAA
- a CDS encoding uracil-xanthine permease family protein, protein METQKNNLANDKSNTTHLTVLPDEKVPFSQSVLLGLQHVMAMDVYVVPFLIAMLIGLQSGQSSALIQSTFIAAGIATIVQTHFCMKLPIAQGPSYVPLGAIVGIYAASGSGELGWSSVLGASLIGAIFVIILGYTGIFNKIVKTFIPPIVGGTIIFVVGLSLMPVGLSSNIFEGAGATINQNIYLALISAIVLIVCVMLGSVFRQKGRAFRIASVIIALLIGCIAANIMGVLDLSAVGKAKWFSLPQIPFADFGFTFNFSAILTMIIIYIVLMAETTGTWFAVSNVIEKPLTDKQINRGVIGEGIGCFIASLLGSTPVTGYSTNAGVISITGIASRRVFIAAGAWFILFGFSGKLAALISAIPSAVIGGVFVIVCGIIAISGLQVMKNERIGEKEMYVIAVPVILTLALTLLPKDFLYSLPTTVQYLFGSPVATAALAAILLNKILPNVK, encoded by the coding sequence GTGGAAACGCAAAAAAACAATCTAGCAAACGATAAAAGTAATACCACGCATTTAACCGTTTTACCCGATGAAAAAGTGCCATTTAGCCAATCAGTTCTTCTAGGTTTACAGCATGTTATGGCAATGGACGTCTATGTAGTTCCCTTCCTTATTGCGATGTTAATTGGTTTGCAATCAGGTCAATCAAGTGCATTGATACAATCGACTTTTATTGCAGCAGGGATTGCGACAATTGTTCAAACTCATTTTTGTATGAAGCTACCGATCGCACAAGGGCCGTCTTATGTACCACTAGGTGCGATTGTAGGTATTTATGCCGCTAGTGGCAGTGGCGAACTTGGTTGGAGCTCTGTGTTAGGAGCAAGCTTAATTGGTGCAATTTTTGTCATTATTTTAGGCTATACAGGTATTTTCAATAAAATTGTTAAAACTTTTATTCCTCCAATTGTAGGAGGTACAATTATTTTCGTTGTTGGATTATCGCTAATGCCAGTTGGTTTAAGTAGTAATATTTTTGAAGGTGCTGGTGCTACGATTAACCAAAATATTTATTTAGCTCTTATTTCAGCTATCGTATTAATTGTTTGTGTAATGCTAGGCTCTGTGTTCCGTCAAAAAGGTCGTGCATTTCGTATCGCATCTGTCATTATAGCGTTACTTATAGGTTGTATCGCTGCTAATATAATGGGTGTATTAGATTTATCAGCAGTTGGAAAGGCAAAGTGGTTTAGCTTACCACAAATTCCTTTCGCAGATTTTGGCTTTACATTTAACTTTTCAGCTATTTTGACAATGATCATTATTTATATTGTATTAATGGCTGAAACAACAGGTACATGGTTTGCGGTTAGTAATGTCATTGAAAAACCATTGACAGATAAACAAATAAATCGTGGGGTAATCGGAGAAGGTATCGGCTGTTTCATCGCCTCATTATTAGGTTCGACACCAGTAACAGGCTATTCAACGAATGCAGGTGTTATTTCCATTACAGGTATTGCAAGTCGTCGTGTCTTTATTGCTGCAGGTGCTTGGTTTATTTTGTTCGGTTTTTCTGGTAAATTAGCGGCATTAATTTCTGCTATTCCATCGGCAGTTATCGGTGGTGTCTTCGTTATCGTTTGTGGCATCATTGCGATTAGTGGGTTACAAGTAATGAAAAATGAACGCATTGGCGAAAAAGAAATGTACGTCATCGCTGTACCAGTCATTTTAACATTAGCGTTAACATTACTACCGAAAGATTTCTTATATTCTTTACCAACAACGGTTCAATATTTATTTGGCTCACCAGTAGCAACCGCTGCTCTAGCTGCCATTCTTTTAAATAAAATATTACCGAACGTTAAATAG
- a CDS encoding winged helix-turn-helix transcriptional regulator: MTKSNCSHICSSYHQAIEFIGKRWMGMIIYTLLPGPKRYHEIHATIPGISDRLLTERLNELVQAGLIEKKYIDSSIKKVEYALTPNGLAFQEVILSIQKWIDLCDFEQTTKEST, encoded by the coding sequence ATGACTAAATCTAATTGTTCACATATATGTAGTAGCTACCATCAGGCAATTGAATTTATAGGAAAACGTTGGATGGGCATGATCATCTATACGTTATTGCCTGGTCCAAAAAGGTATCATGAAATACATGCCACTATCCCTGGCATTTCTGATCGTTTGCTAACAGAACGTCTAAATGAGCTTGTTCAAGCAGGACTAATCGAGAAAAAATATATTGATTCATCGATAAAAAAAGTAGAATATGCGTTAACACCGAACGGCTTAGCGTTTCAGGAAGTCATCCTGTCTATTCAAAAATGGATTGATTTATGTGATTTTGAACAAACTACGAAAGAGTCAACATAA
- a CDS encoding nitroreductase family protein produces MTNNKANLYTIMEDRKSVRVYDPTFKIPQAELEEIIQEATSAPSSSNLQAWRFLVIQDEAVKTELRAIANNQEQVETSSAVIAVLGNAEMYQQVEQIYTQNVAEGHMGDAQKDLMIANTLRTYPSAPLEVRKNIATFDAGLISMQLMLIAKEKGYDTVTMGGFDKVKFAERFELPEHIFPVVLIAIGKGAAPAYGSSRLPLKDIARFI; encoded by the coding sequence ATAACAAATAACAAAGCGAATCTATATACAATTATGGAGGATCGAAAATCAGTGCGTGTTTATGATCCTACTTTTAAAATACCTCAAGCAGAGCTTGAAGAAATCATTCAAGAAGCAACAAGTGCACCGTCATCTAGCAATCTACAAGCATGGAGATTTCTTGTTATTCAAGATGAAGCAGTGAAAACAGAGCTTCGTGCTATTGCCAATAACCAAGAACAAGTTGAAACATCATCAGCAGTTATTGCGGTGTTAGGAAATGCCGAAATGTATCAACAAGTTGAACAAATTTATACACAAAATGTCGCAGAAGGTCATATGGGTGATGCACAGAAGGATTTAATGATTGCGAATACCCTACGCACTTACCCATCTGCCCCATTAGAAGTACGAAAAAATATTGCTACATTTGATGCAGGTCTTATTTCAATGCAACTTATGCTTATCGCCAAAGAAAAAGGCTATGATACTGTGACAATGGGTGGTTTTGATAAAGTGAAATTTGCTGAACGATTTGAATTACCAGAGCATATTTTCCCTGTAGTCCTTATTGCTATCGGTAAAGGTGCTGCACCTGCTTATGGCTCGTCTCGTTTACCGTTAAAAGATATTGCTCGTTTTATTTAA
- a CDS encoding sensor histidine kinase: MISYSYFEMVNNIFNWSMQFCTAYFFYRFCRIFIQHSYLLIISIGYFITVIVLEWYIGDISNFGVYLFASLTAFLLLLPLKNNSVYLKFFIVITYFSIRWMAPTIVIILYRPISDLSLYLVEKWIIPDLLDVTIGYFSYTIWMMLVLLALYIIGLWCVIHFYEKCIHMHPRMFENREILLLILPPLIGMSSYFMMNKYHQVIGDPIDPDVIDQFLKYWGVHNCITIAAMFGVLILVQKLDLQRVQQQKQLVLVNQSQQLQAHLQSIDALYKDMQLLKHDVKNHSATVERLIETKQLTEASIYLNSMQQQMDSKVTQSVTGHAIVDLLIQEKIKKAQAQSVAIESTFTYPSYVHCDVYDLCIILHNALDNALTATKDRPSASISIHSIQHKCTYILTIKNPIPAFVNENNYRGGLGLQIIQDIAKKYNGDIQINTDHQVFELHVLLHFHS; this comes from the coding sequence ATGATTAGTTATAGTTACTTTGAAATGGTAAACAATATATTTAATTGGTCTATGCAATTTTGTACCGCCTATTTTTTCTACCGTTTTTGTCGAATTTTTATTCAGCATTCGTATTTACTAATTATTTCAATCGGCTATTTTATCACGGTTATAGTACTAGAATGGTATATTGGTGACATTTCAAATTTTGGCGTCTATTTATTTGCATCATTAACTGCTTTTTTATTATTACTACCACTAAAAAATAACTCTGTCTATTTAAAGTTCTTCATTGTCATTACTTATTTTTCAATACGGTGGATGGCACCAACGATTGTCATTATTTTGTACCGCCCAATTAGTGATCTATCGCTTTACTTAGTAGAAAAATGGATTATTCCCGACCTGCTCGATGTAACAATAGGGTACTTTAGCTATACAATTTGGATGATGCTTGTGCTACTTGCTTTATACATCATTGGTTTATGGTGTGTCATTCATTTTTACGAAAAATGTATACATATGCATCCACGTATGTTTGAAAATCGGGAAATTTTACTACTTATTCTTCCACCACTTATTGGAATGTCGAGCTATTTTATGATGAACAAATATCATCAGGTCATAGGCGACCCAATCGACCCAGACGTTATTGATCAGTTTTTAAAATATTGGGGAGTCCATAATTGCATCACAATAGCAGCAATGTTTGGTGTGCTTATTTTAGTGCAAAAACTGGACTTACAACGTGTACAACAGCAAAAGCAGCTAGTACTTGTAAATCAATCCCAGCAGCTACAAGCCCATCTTCAAAGTATCGATGCCCTATACAAAGACATGCAACTGTTAAAACATGATGTAAAAAACCATTCGGCCACAGTAGAGAGGCTTATTGAAACGAAACAATTAACAGAAGCTAGTATTTATTTAAACAGCATGCAACAGCAGATGGATTCAAAAGTGACGCAATCTGTTACTGGTCATGCGATTGTTGACTTATTAATTCAAGAAAAAATAAAAAAAGCGCAGGCACAATCTGTTGCGATTGAGTCTACGTTCACGTATCCAAGCTATGTACATTGCGATGTATATGATTTGTGTATTATTCTTCATAACGCACTAGACAACGCACTGACTGCTACAAAAGATCGCCCTAGTGCTTCGATTAGTATTCATTCGATACAGCATAAATGTACGTATATTTTAACAATTAAAAACCCTATACCCGCTTTTGTGAATGAAAACAACTATCGGGGTGGGCTTGGTCTTCAAATTATACAAGATATCGCCAAAAAATATAATGGGGACATTCAAATCAATACAGACCATCAAGTGTTTGAACTACATGTTTTGCTACATTTTCATTCATGA